The sequence below is a genomic window from Cucumis melo cultivar AY chromosome 5, USDA_Cmelo_AY_1.0, whole genome shotgun sequence.
atatgtgaCTCCTTTGATTCCCCAGGTTGAACTGGAGTCTATCAAACTTGAGTATGCAAATGCACAACTAGAGTGTAATGCAGCCGATGAACGTGCCAAGTTGATAGCTTCTGAAGTAATTGGTCTTGAAGAGAAGGTAATAAATTGTTCTCTAAAGGCCTTCGATTCAGTATGGTGCTTTTCTAGCTATTCTTTCGGGCAGCCTATCTTGTCTTGTATCTAGGGTGGTAGGTTCTGGCTTTCCTCTGTAGTTTTGATCATGATGACTAGAGGGACTGTTCGAAATTGTTAGGAACCGGTTGTCGAGGTGACTACTGTATGTGATGCTCAAGTATTTATTCTTTTGGAGTATGGTTCTCGAGGGTGCTTAAGTACCTGACAATGATATTGGAGCCAGTTGATGTTTCGGAGTGGAACCAATGGAGGGTTCTGACCTGGTTTGGTCGAGTGAAGTATCGCCGAAGTAGCTGCCGGATGTTGGCTTTCCGAGGATGGGGTATTGAAGGAACTAAGGTAGTAGGGGATGCCTTTGTCCCACATTGGTTAAATGAGACCACCAATGTGGTACTTAAGTGACTTGACTCTCCTGTTCCAATATCTGGTTTTTGGGGTGTGGTTCTCCGAGGTGCTTAAGTATCTAATAGAAAGTTTCGCATCTCCTtgtccttttgttttttttaaatcccTCTCTTCATATTGAAATAAAATGGTTATCATGTAAAAATTTCGATGCTTAGTTTCTTTTTCCCAATGCAAActgaattgattttttttttcttcaaaggaGATAAGAACTTCTCATCCGTGAATAAAAGGAACaaaaaggttcaaagaatacAAATTTGAAGGGAGTGAGCAACAACAAGAGGAAAAGAAActgaaaatagaaaatagaaatcCATAGAGGGATCATCATCCCAATCAAAACAAGAACTGAAGGCTTAAAATAATAGAGGAGGTTTCAATATACCCAACCTTGACCCCTTCCAGCCGAACACCTCCTCTAAGGTTCCCAATGGAAACTTCAAGGATCCTTCAAAGAAGCCAGTAGCATGACTTTGTATTTCTTGAGAATTTTAGCATACACATCTGCGATCTCCTTGTATTGGTAATCAACTTGTAGCTTTTGCTTCCTTCTAGACTGAGCTTTCGAACAAAGAGTCATTTCTTTGTGAAGCTTTTCCGGTTCcagatttattattattacttttaaaaCGGAAACTAGACTTTTTCATTGATATATCCAGATTTATTTGATCCATCCAGTCCTTGACATTTTCAATAAACCTACATACGGTTCTATTCTGAAAGAGTTTCCATGAAACCTGTTGAAAACTTTGAAGGTCGAAACTGGTAGTTCATTTTGTACCTAAAGAAAATTTTCTCCTCAAAACTCCTTCAAGAATATACAAAACCTGCAGAAAATACCTTAGGAAAACTCCACAACTGAACTAATGAATGGAACTTTGATGTGCCCAACTGATTGGATTGTCGAAAAAGAAACCTTCCTTAGTCATTTAGAAGAATTAAAAAGGCCCTTGAAAACCAAAGACCAGTTAAAGCCTTATCATCTAATGAAGACCtttcaaaattataaacttcCAAGTGGATAATGATATTTATAATTTGAAGGTTATGGAGTATTACTGTCCATTCAGATTGGAATGTATATCACGACCTTATATGAACAAAATCTGCTCTATATGTTGTATATTTGTGTCCTGAGTTCTAAGATTGGAATGCTTATCAAGTTAAATTGTACATATAACTGTTGTCGTTTGAAAACGTTCTCGGATCTATAACATTAGCATTCTTTATGGTTTATTGATCCAATACTGCATCATAGACAAATTTTGTATGttgatttgggtcatattttgaCGTTGATAAAAGCAAATTTTTGGTTCTATATTTGATCTCCAGTTGACTACATATATGTATTTTGTTTGGAACTAGCTGAGGAATTTAACATATTATTGTTATGTTCTTTTCCAAAAAAGGTGGAAAAGATGACATGAACCCTTCTTTATGGGGATTGGAGTTGGAGAACTACTTGCATCTTGTTTGGACGATTTGTTGTGTCTAATAtgcttatttatttatataggCCTTAAGACTAAGGTCTAATGAGTTAAAGCTGGAGAGGCAGTTGGAGAACTTGGAAGCTGAGATCTCTTCATACAAGTATGTCATCTATTATAACAATAACCTATAGTTCTTAAACGGATCATTGCTTTAAATCTCTTGTCTCCTTCTACATGGTTTTGTCTTAGTTTGTTAAAGTTACATGATTGGCTGGCTATTCGTGGAACTCAAAGTGTTCTGAAATGGCTGGGCCAGGCCTTGCTTCTGTTTAAAATATGTTGTTATATTTTTCCTATTTTAGGACAAAAAGAAGACCACTTCATTAAggggagagaaagagagagagaacaCAAGAATAGGCTATAcggaaaaaagagaagaaaaaacctCACCAACCAAATGTGGCcaccaacaaaaagaaaaaggaatgctTCATAGAAATGTAAAGGAGAATTTAGAGCTCTTGCGGTGGTCATGGTTTCAGTTTAAAGCTAGAGAACTTTTTTTTCAAAGCTTTACTTTGAGGGTTGTGGTTGGAATGAAataatcattttatttattgatttaatagtaataataataattataatagtAGTGGGAGGAAAAAGGGTTTTGCATAAATTTTCACTCCAGCTTTGGtgtatttttcttctttcccttgggcTTTTTAATTAATCTTCACCTGTAATTTATAACACTACTTTGGAGCAATTCTAATATCTTTTGTACTGATcatttaatgaatttttttattattttaatcaattaaaagTCATCTATAATATAGTATCTCATCTAATTTTGCACCTTCTTGCCTCTAGCTGTTTGTACTAACTGGAGTTTAAATAATACCTTTATTGAAATCTGCAGGAAAAAAATGTCTAGCATGGAGAAAGAACGTCATGATTTTCAATCGACTATTGAGGCTCTTCAGGAAGGTAAGCATAACTGGTATTGAATATAAATTAGTcatataatatgaatttttCTCATCCTTTAATGTTGGTGGTCAGTGGTAATGGTAATTATTGGTCTGGTGTTTTTATTCATGGTATAAAAAGGTTATGGTTCTTAGATTTTTGTCAACATAaactaaacaaataaaaatatcgTGTCTTAGCTATTAGAATTGCAAAATAAGTTCCATCCTGCAGTAGTGTAGTGCTGAAGAAAAGGTTGTTCTTTGAGAATGTTAGTCAGATATTTCTTGGGTTACAACGTTGCAATCTGTACAGTAGTGAGTACTCACGACAGAAGAAAACATCCAAAAATCTCAGTACTCAGTTCTCTCAATCCGCTGAATTTTTCTGCGCGGATGAGGTTATTGCACTTGCTGTATTCCCCCCTTCCCCTGTACATTTCTTTCAATGAATCAACCATAGTGGTTCTTGAAAATAGTTCCCTGTTTTTTATccatatattttttagaaatgataaactAAATCAACCGCTGTTTTTGTTTGCTGTTTCCATATTATATTTTAGCATTTTTCCTCCTATCTTGAACTCTctgaattgattttttttgggaCATTTCTTTTACACCGTTTGGCTTCCATCGCTTAAATAACTTCATGGTTATTTATCATTTCATCCATTTCTTTTTAACAGAGAAGAAGCTGTTGCAGTCTAAGCTACGGAAAGCTTCAGCAAGTGGAAAGTCTATCGATATTAGCAATCCTTCTAATAAAAAAGACATGGCGACATCTACGGAAGATTTAGGTGAAGAGAGCACCCTTTTTCATCTCCTTTGCATGAGTTTGCTTCACCCATTTTTTCTCTCAAGATAAGATTATGATTATGAGTAATTTTTTGTTCACTTTTGTATTCAATTCATGCAGTAGTTGTAGATACTTCTCCTAGTACTTTTAACCATGAAGAATCTCTTACCGAAGATGATGACTCTCGAGCTCCCATGCTGCTTCAAAATGCCACTACTGAAGTTTCGTCCGTCATTATCCCTTCCGACCATATGAGGATGATTGAAAACATCAATGCTCTAATAGCCGAGGTACACATCcgtaaattaatatattttaagcTATTTTTAAACAAGAAAAGACAATATTGATTGTCTAGTTTCCAGATTTAATAGTTCGCGATATAAGTTGTAATTCTGATCCTGGGGTTcctatcatttttttatttcccAAGATATGCGGTTATTGTTTCAATTGTTTTTAGGTCTTGTTCTCCATTGTAGTTTTGTTTAAGTTTCAATTAAACTATTCTATCAGTAACATTTTACGTAGTTGGGTCCCACTTCTTTTAGATGGAGTGTTCTGTTGTTtctataaaaaaacaaaatttataggACACAATGACCatttattaataatatgaaatgaAATACAAAAGAAGTTTACTGCGATTCTTCGATTCTTATGCAGTCATTACACTCCAACCCAATATTCCAAAAGAAATTGTGAACATTACAAGCCCAAAAGAAAGCAGTTAGATATTTTCTTAGATATTTTCACAAAGAAAATATCTTTTGGCCTATCAAGCATCCTCACAAAGAGGGCCAAGGGGTCATATATGCACGGTCATTCCAGGTCCACATCTGTTGGAAATAGTCATTATAGAATTAATAGTTAGAAACTTTACTTAAATGGATGAAATATCAGATAGATAAAGGACTGGTAATACTACTTAAGGGCGGCTAGACTGTTCAGCCAGTGCTATTGCTCACTCCTACTTAGGCTGAGCCTTATAGGAGAAAGAGACTTGTTAGCGTCTTTGCCCTCATGGGAAATGTAATCTTCCTCCTTTTGATATCTCTTCAGTCTTCACTTAATGATTTGACGATTTTTTtcctatcaaaagaaaaaagtaaaaaacgAATAAGTTATTTGTTATATCCAATAATATTGACCTGTGATGATGGGTTTTGTTGATTTGCAGTTAGCTATAGAGAAAGAGGAGTTAACAAAAGCTTTGGCATCTGAGTTAGCTAGTAGTTCTAAGTTGAAGGTAACTTCTTCAATCTGAATATTGTACACTTATCAGTTCTTTTATTTGTAACATAGCGAACCAACTTTTCTTTTAGATCCCCATTTGTGTTGAACTTTTCTACTTGGATTGTATCTGTGGTTTCGCTACACTATATACTTGCTCACCTCGAGAGCTGTTACCCTACCTATAAAAATACAATGGGCTGGAGATTTATGCTTACATAACTGACTTGTTACTCGTTAGTAGAATATTTCCACTTTAGCTCATTATTGACCCTCCAGAAAAATTTATCAGTCTTATTTTTATACATCTGTTTTTCTTTATGAAGGAGATGAACAAAGAGTTGTCTAGGAAACTAGAAGCACAAACTCAAAGATTAGAGCTTTTGACTGCTCAAAGTATGGCTGGAGAGATTGTTCCTGCGAGACTACCTGATTCTCGCGCAACACGTGATGAAGATATTGTACTTGCAGATGAGGGCGATGAGGTATTATCGTCTTTCATTTATTCTATTTCTCTCTTGGTCTGCCATTTGTCCTGTGTGCAGTTGCACATGTTTAGACCATGGTTTGATCATTTAGGGCTCGATCagtaactattttgttttttatttttgattttttgaaaattaaacttatttttttctcattttcttaCAATTGTTTGTATCTTtcataagtataaagttgaaatcttcgtcaaatttcaaaaacaaaaatgagtttttaaaaagtacattttttagttttcaaacttGACTTGGTTTTTGAAAACATGGGTAAAAGTAGATCACAAAGTAAGAAATTTGAAGGTAGAGTCAGTGTGTATAGgtgtaattttaaaaaacaaaaaacaaaatggttgCCATGTGGCGACTTATCTCTTAGTTCTGCAATAGAATTAGTTCAGTCAAACATATAAatatttgttgtttttaggTGGTGGAAAGAGTCTTGGGATGGATTATGAAGCTCTTCCCCAGTGGCCCGTCACGCCGAAGGACCAGCAAGCTTCTTTGAGATGTGGGGTGGTCTAATTGACAGTGGAAGGCCAATGCTTGAAGAAGCTTCCATTGTTCTTTTCTTCAAGTTGCTACTTTCTAGGTAATACATTGGAGATCATAAGTTGTACATTTCGAGTCGGAATGCCTGgttcattattcttttttttatatcaaagAAGCAGGCTAAACATTGACCTTTGGAAGGCCTTTGATAGCCTTAGGGAatccaaattttaatttcttcagGGAAgatgggaaaaagaaaaagaaagtgaaagCATCTACTTCCTACATTTGCTTCACCTTTGCCTTCACTTCACAAAATTTTGGTTGGAGTGTTACTTTGATACTTATACTTAGACATGAAAAAAGTAATTAGTATTAACAGGCTTTTCATtcgtattttttcttttttctttttgttttttgggCCGTTTGTTCGGTACTTCACTACTCTACCTTACATTGTTTTTGTAACCATCATGAGAACCTTGAAGGGATTGAGTCGAAGCCCAATTATGAAATTTGTTACATTATTTTCAATAACCTCAAGTTTTATTATACTCTTAGGTTTGGCATGGGTTATTATTGTGCAACAGATATATTCTCCATATTCTaatacaaaaaagaaataatataatatttggCTTAGTATAATGTTTAGCATGATGCTTTAGTTGGTTTCAACAAATTAGTATTGAATGACTAGAAGGATCAAATTGTATATTTTATGGTAGATTAGTCAATTATAGATAtgattattcttttattctgtTTGGATTACGAAAATAATGTTTTACCCCTTTTACACCCTTACAAACATAAGCTATGTGTAACTTCTTAAAAGTCTAATCCATTATTATGATTTCAGATCATTCCAAATCTAATAAAGACAtcgatgattttttttatgtaatattCAGTTCATCAATTCattccaaataaaaaaaaaagacagcaggtgactttttcttttcaagtcACTTGATCCACACATTCAATTCTATTTCGATAATCTGAACCAAATTGCCTCTCCTTCATTCTAAGACTAGAATAGGATTAGAATAGTTATTCTTATTAAAGTGCACCAACTATGATGTGGGTATTGAACCTCTAACGACAGTCCACAGAGATTATGTTAAAGATGGAAATGATGTAACTATGTCAAGTTTATGTTGACATGAGCTTGATTTTTTGACTTTTCTCTTTCCTACTTGACAGTGACTTCAAGGCTCaaataatttgtaaaatcaACAAATTATCTAGAGAGAAAAATTTGTGGCTAGAAGACTTACAAAtgaatcaaataattaatttgtaaaaatttgtaaaatcaacaaattatctagagaaaaaaaaaatgtcaccACGGCTTACATCTTTTTGTAgatatttgatttaattttaatgTATAGGATTTTAGCTTTGGAGGTGGCAGATGAAGAATGAAAAGTGAAACTTACATATAAAAATTCGAGTAATAGTCAAATGTTGTAAAATCAAATAGGGAGGAAGATTTATGGTGAAAGGTTTGGAGAAGTAATGTTAGTAACATTTTACTCAATCCTTTTAAGTCACAATCAGCAAACACATATTATCTCAGAAAgtaaaacatattttaaatccTAAACCAAATAGCCGATGAGCATGTGATACATAACTAGAGGAATACATGAATAAACTTGAACCTGCACAAAAATTAGATTATGGGAGTCaatagttaatcccaaatactaACAACTGCAACTGAGTTTGTTATTTAATTCATAACTGTATTATTGTTATCAACATTCATGTCAATATATGGTCATTTACTTAGAAAATTGTCATATGAGAAAAGAAAGTAGGAGGGAAAATGAACCCTTATAGAGTCTTCATTTATGCATTTGCAATATCTGCTACGCCTTATTATATTACATTGATATCCAAATTCCAAACAAAGGAATTGTTCTTCCTATGCCCTAATGAAGATATAGGAcacaaatttataaaaaataaataaataggtattagtaataaaattataattaataagaGTTGCTtaattctttaattattttaaaaatctcGTTCTTCATTTCTTGTCACCCATTCCAAGCGTTTCCTTCACTGTGTCCACAGCACCCTGAGCCATGTGAACCATCTTCTCTCCAGTCTGCAACAAAATTATAACATTACAAACCAAATTATGTAAAATCAATGTtcaatttatatttttcttttgttgataTTGAAATTTGATATCGAACGATAAATTTGTAATCTTAGGAAGAAAATCAAACAAACGTAAtgcaaaatagaaaaacttatACCAATATGTTGCTTGGCCACCAACTATCTGACGATCAAGTTAATAACGGTTCAGAGAGAGGTAAAGAGTATAGAAGTTTAGAAGATCGACTCATATATAGAATCAACTGTCAAGCCATAATATCTAAGTATAGGGGTCAAACCTATGATACCAAAGATTAGGGTTAAGTGTTTCACTTTTGCGCATGCTTGTGTCACTAGGTAACAACAACTTAATTAATTGCCCAAGGAGTTAATTAGTAAATACCGGTACGAAACTTATTTCTTATTAAATCAAGAGGGCAATGACAAGTCATTTGATGGGCACTGAAATACATCCAAACTGCTATACTTTGTAACTTTCTCTAAACAGTTAGAGAGACCTGATCGTGTTGGAGTGTTGATGGTCAAGCATCACACAGTGTGCAAGTTTTTCTAGTTAGTAGGCATTTGTTTGATTCTCTTCCGAAGATTACAAATTTACTGTTGATACCAAATTTCAATATCAAACATCCAAAACACACTTTTCGTAGAATTAGAATTTGTTTGGAATGATTAAATGCAATTTAGAAGTATTACCTGTTGGAGAAAACTAGTGGGTTCTTGATCACGTTGATGAGTAGAGTGTTGAGCAGAATTAGCA
It includes:
- the LOC103499473 gene encoding late embryogenesis abundant protein 1, with protein sequence MSNMQQSLNAGQTKGQTQARTEEWMEATKLGPTSEPRDMSSNSAQAQLCANSAQHSTHQRDQEPTSFLQQTGEKMVHMAQGAVDTVKETLGMGDKK